The Camelus dromedarius isolate mCamDro1 chromosome 8, mCamDro1.pat, whole genome shotgun sequence genome includes a window with the following:
- the LOC105104603 gene encoding LOW QUALITY PROTEIN: olfactory receptor 6B1 (The sequence of the model RefSeq protein was modified relative to this genomic sequence to represent the inferred CDS: deleted 1 base in 1 codon), protein MDEDRDVPRHTGVLRSDLPARAALSNSSETLVTEFILLSFPELCHLQALLFGSFLTIYVVTVLENLVIVVTVGANHQLHTPMYFFLANLSVLETLYTSVTVPKLLAGLLAWARTISFSGCLTQLFLFLSLGSSECFLLATMACDRYLAICCPLHYAAIMDWRLCLSLALSAWLGGFLASFVSTALISRLRFCGPNVLNHFFCDISPPLQLSCSDTTTIEVLDFIAALAVLATSLLVTMVSYACILATVLRIPGRAGCQKAFSTCASHLVVVAIFYTTTIFMYARPRAVSSFDLNKLVSVVYSVVTPLLNPIIYCLRNRDIREALAKLHRTP, encoded by the exons ATGGATGAGGACAGGGACGTGCCCAGACACACAGG GGTGCTCAGAAGTGACCTCCCTGCCAGG GCGGCTCTGAGCAACTCCTCCGAGACCTTGGTGACAGAGTTCATCTTGCTGAGCTTCCCAGAGCTGTGCCATCTGCAGGCCCTGCTGTTCGGGTCATTCCTCACCATCTATGTGGTGACTGTCCTGGAGAACCTGGTCATTGTGGTGACTGTCGGAGCCAACCACCAATTGCACacacccatgtacttcttcctggcCAACCTGTCGGTGCTGGAGACCCTGTACACCTCAGTCACCGTCCCCAAGCTGCTGGCCGGCCTCCTGGCTTGGGCGAGGACCATCTCCTTCTCGGGGTGCCTCACCCAGctgttcctcttcctctccctgggctcctccGAGTGCTTCCTCTTGGCTACCATGGCCTGTGACCGGTACCTGGCCATCTGTTGCCCGCTGCACTATGCGGCCATCATGGACTGGAGGCTCTGCCTGAGCCTGGCCCTTAGCGCCTGGCTGGGTGGCTTCCTGGCCTCCTTCGTGTCCACGGCTCTCATCTCCCGCCTCAGGTTCTGCGGCCCCAATGTCCTCAACCACTTCTTCTGTGACATCTCACCCCCGCTGCAGCTCTCCTGCTCAGACACCACCACCATCGAAGTGCTGGACTTCATAGCAGCCCTGGCTGTGCTTGCAACCTCCCTGCTGGTGACCATGGTCTCCTACGCCTGCATCCTGGCCACAGTGCTGAGGATCCCAGGAAGGGCCGGCTGCCAGAAGGCCTTCTCCACCTGTGCTTCTCACCTGGTGGTCGTGGCCATCTTCTACACCACCACCATCTTCATGTATGCCCGGCCTCGTGCCGTCAGCTCCTTTGACCTCAACAAGCTGGTGTCCGTGGTCTATTCGGTTGTGACCCCACTGCTCAACCCCATCATCTACTGCCTGCGGAACCGTGACATCAGGGAGGCCCTGGCCAAACTCCACCGGACTCCCTGA
- the SPRN gene encoding shadow of prion protein, translating into MNWTAAACWALLLAAAFLCDSGAAKGGRGGARGSARGGLRGGARGAPRVRVRPAPRYGGSSLRVAAGAAAGAAAGAAAGLAAGSSWRAAGPWERGLEDDEDGAPGGNGTSRVVYSYRAWWTSDAGPTRGARLCLLLGGALGALGLLRT; encoded by the coding sequence ATGAACTGGACGGCCGCCGCGTGCTGGGCTCTGCTGCTGGCCGCTGCCTTCCTCTGCGACAGCGGCGCGGCCAAGGGTGGCCGTGGCGGGGCTCGCGGCAGCGCCCGGGGAGGGCTGCGCGGGGGCGCGCGCGGGGCCCCGAGGGTGCGCGTGAGGCCGGCGCCCCGCTACGGCGGCTCCTCCCTGCGCGTggctgcgggggcggcggcgggcgcggcggcCGGGGCGGCGGCAGGCCTGGCCGCGGGTTCCAGCTGGAGGGCGGCGGGGCCCTGGGAGCGGGGCCTGGAGGACGACGAGGACGGGGCACCCGGCGGCAACGGAACGAGCCGGGTTGTCTACAGTTACCGGGCGTGGTGGACTTCGGACGCGGGGCCCACGCGCGGCGCACGCCTCTGCCTGCTGCTGGGCGGTGCCCTGGGCGCCCTGGGGCTGCTGAGGACCTAG